Proteins found in one Zea mays cultivar B73 chromosome 1, Zm-B73-REFERENCE-NAM-5.0, whole genome shotgun sequence genomic segment:
- the LOC118471888 gene encoding UDP-glycosyltransferase 79, whose amino-acid sequence MDDGAATTIVQGGDAHVLLLPFPGMQGHANPMLQLGRRLAFHGLRPTLVVSRHVLSTTSTSRSCPIPVAAISDGFDDGGISSCPDTAEYVRRMEAAGSETLAGLLDAEARAGRPVRVLVYDSHLPWARRVARAAGVAAAAFMTQMCAVGLVYGEAWAGRVALPLADGAALRGRLAVELGPDDVPPFVAAPEWYPAFTESALSQFDGLEHADDVLVNSFRDLEPMEADYLESTWRAKTVGPTLPSFYLDDGRLPCDKTYGVDLFSSTDSEAAPCMTWLDKQEPCSVVLASYGTVANLNKEQLDELGNGLCDSGKPFVWVLRSNEAEKLSRQLGGRCKERGLIVPFCPQLEVLAHKATGCFLTHCGWNSTIESIASGVPMVAMPQWADQPTTAKYVESAWGIGVRMRKGSLVRKEVERCIREVMGGERKHVYGRNAARWMHKAKEAMQEGGSSDKNIAEFAAKYLPK is encoded by the exons ATGGACGACGGCGCCGCAACCACAATCGTCCAAGGCGGCGACGCGCACGTCCTGCTCCTGCCGTTCCCTGGGATGCAGGGCCACGCGAACCCGATGCTCCAGCTTGGCCGGCGGCTGGCCTTCCACGGCCTGCGCCCCACCTTGGTGGTCTCCCGCCACGTCCTCtccaccacctccacctccaGGTCGTGCCCCATCCCCGTGGCCGCCATCTCGGACGGCTTCGACGACGGCGGGATCTCCTCATGCCCGGACACCGCGGAGTACGTGCGCCGGATGGAGGCCGCGGGGTCGGAGACGCTGGCGGGGCTCCTGGACGCCGAGGCCCGCGCGGGGCGGCCCGTCCGCGTGCTGGTGTACGACTCGCACCTGCCATGGGCGCGCCGCGTGGCGCGGGCCGCCGGCGTGGCCGCCGCCGCGTTCATGACGCAGATGTGCGCGGTGGGCCTCGTCTACGGCGAGGCGTGGGCCGGGCGGGTGGCCCTGCCACTGGCGgacggggccgcgctgcgcgggAGGCTCGCCGTGGAGCTGGGCCCCGACGACGTGCCGCCGTTCGTGGCGGCGCCCGAGTGGTACCCGGCGTTCACCGAGTCCGCGCTGAGCCAGTTCGACGGGCTGGAGCACGCCGACGACGTGCTCGTCAACTCGTTCCGTGACCTGGAGCCAATG GAAGCGGATTACCTGGAGTCGACGTGGCGCGCGAAGACCGTCGGCCCGACACTGCCGTCGTTCTACCTCGACGACGGCCGCTTGCCATGCGACAAGACATACGGCGTGGACCTCTTCTCGAGCACCGACTCCGAGGCGGCGCCGTGCATGACGTGGCTTGACAAGCAGGAGCCCTGCTCCGTCGTCCTCGCGTCGTACGGGACCGTCGCCAACCTCAACAAGGAGCAGCTGGACGAGCTCGGCAACGGACTGTGCGATTCCGGCAAGCCTTTCGTTTGGGTGCTGAGGTCCAACGAGGCAGAGAAGCTGTCTCGACAGCTCGGTGGCAGGTGCAAGGAGAGGGGCCTCATTGTCCCCTTCTGTCCTCAGCTCGAGGTGCTGGCACACAAGGCCACAG GTTGCTTCCTGACGCACTGCGGGTGGAACTCGACGATTGAATCCATCGCTAGTGGTGTTCCAATGGTGGCGATGCCGCAGTGGGCGGACCAGCCGACGACGGCCAAGTATGTGGAGAGCGCGTGGGGGATTGGGGTGCGCATGCGGAAGGGTTCCTTGGTGAGGAAGGAGGTGGAGAGGTGCATAAGGGAGGTGATGGGCGGGGAGAGGAAGCATGTGTACGGGAGGAATGCCGCTCGTTGGATGCACAAGGCCAAGGAGGCCATGCAGGAAGGAGGAAGCTCTGACAAGAACATTGCAGAATTCGCAGCCAAGTATTTACCAAAGTAG